A segment of the Marinitoga sp. 1197 genome:
AAAAGAGATTACATTACAGGCTTTAAATTTATTAAGGGATAATGGAATAAAAAGAATTATATTAAATATTTTTGGCGGTATAACAAAGTGCGATGAAATTGCAAATGGTTTAGTAGAATTTAAAAAACAAAATCCAGAAATTAATTTGTTTATACGATTAACTGGAACAAATGAGGAAAATGCAAAAAAAATACTGAAAGAAAATGAATTAAGCTATTATGAAGACATGTATTCTATGATTTTAGATGCAGTAAGGATGGTGAGAATTCATGATTAATGGAAAAGAAAAAATATGTGTCCAGGGAATAACAGGAAAATATGGCAGATTACATACAGAAAAAATGTTAAATTATGGAGCTAATATTGTTTGTGGAGTGTCAAAAAATAATATAATAAAAAAATTGCATGGAGTGGAAGTTTTAAACAATATGTATGATGCAGTGAATAAATATCGTGTAGATACTTCTGTAGTATTTGTTCCTGCACCATATGCGAAAAATGCAATTTTTGAAGCAATAAATGCTGGTATAAAGAAGATTATTATTATAACAGAACATATCCCCCAACAGGATATGCTTGATGTATATCATATTGCTAAAGACAATAATATTAGAATAATAGGGCCTAATTGTCCTGGTGTAATATTACCTGGAATTTCAAAAATCGGAATAATGCCAGAGAAAGCGTTTAAACCCGGAGATATTGCAGTGATATCAAGAAGTGGAACTTTAATGTATGAAATTTCAAATTATCTTTCTAAATATTCAACAGGTATTAAAATTGGTATAGGTTTAGGTGGAGATCCAATAATAGGCACATCAGTAGCTGAAACAATGGAATATATTATAAATAAAAATATCAAAAAAGTTGTAGTAATTGGTGAAATTGGAGGAAATGATGAAGTAAATGGTGTTGAATATGCATTAAAAAAGGGTTATAATGGTGATATAAAAGTATTTTTTGCAGGCAGAACAGCACCAAAAGGAAAAAGAATGGGACACGCTGGTGCTATTTTGGATGATTATGAAGGTAGTATTGAATATAAAGAAAAAAAATTAAAAGAATTAGGGGTAAAAGTAATTAAAAATATACCAGAATTAGTATGAGGAGGGTGTATGAATACATATATATTACTGTTTTTAACTATATTATCTGGAATTTTCATTGGGAAAATAAAAATAAAGAACTTTAAATTGGGTAGTTCTGGAACCTTGTTTAGTGGATTATTAATTGGCTGGTATACTACCAGCCAGTTTTCTAATAATCCAGAAATAATAAACAGCATGAACAAGGATTTTAAACAATTTTTCCTTTTTTCTTTAATTTTATTTATATCATCTGTTGGGCTAATTGCATCTAAAGATTTAAAACATATAATAAAAAAATATGGCTTTAAATTTATTATTATGGCATTTGTTATAACTTTATCTGGATTCTTAACAACACTTATTTTATCTTCAAATAACAAATACACATTTATAGGACTATTTTCTGGTGCATTAACAAGTTCTCCTGGTTTGGCAACAGCGTTAGAAACAGCACCTAATTTTGAAAAAGATATAATATCCGGATATTCTTTTGGATATATTCCCGGAGTGCTGGCTGTAATATTTTCTATGTATTTATTACCTTATATATTAAAAATAAATATCAACGATGAAAAGAAAAAATTACTTGGAGAAATCAATATAAAAAAAGAAGATGCAAAAAATTTTGATTTTTTAAGTTACTCACTGGTAATAATTATTGGGATATT
Coding sequences within it:
- a CDS encoding succinate--CoA ligase subunit alpha yields the protein MINGKEKICVQGITGKYGRLHTEKMLNYGANIVCGVSKNNIIKKLHGVEVLNNMYDAVNKYRVDTSVVFVPAPYAKNAIFEAINAGIKKIIIITEHIPQQDMLDVYHIAKDNNIRIIGPNCPGVILPGISKIGIMPEKAFKPGDIAVISRSGTLMYEISNYLSKYSTGIKIGIGLGGDPIIGTSVAETMEYIINKNIKKVVVIGEIGGNDEVNGVEYALKKGYNGDIKVFFAGRTAPKGKRMGHAGAILDDYEGSIEYKEKKLKELGVKVIKNIPELV
- a CDS encoding membrane protein, which produces MNTYILLFLTILSGIFIGKIKIKNFKLGSSGTLFSGLLIGWYTTSQFSNNPEIINSMNKDFKQFFLFSLILFISSVGLIASKDLKHIIKKYGFKFIIMAFVITLSGFLTTLILSSNNKYTFIGLFSGALTSSPGLATALETAPNFEKDIISGYSFGYIPGVLAVIFSMYLLPYILKININDEKKKLLGEINIKKEDAKNFDFLSYSLVIIIGILFGNINFNFGVISFKLGMTGGILLSSLILGTIGKIWIFNFKMNKMILKNLQEFGLLMFLSSVGLRSGYKTLSNLNIETLYLMLFSFIIASIAIIVGVIVGKYILKINWIILSGAICGGMTSTPGLGAAIDANDSEEVAVGYGATYPFALIGMVIFNKILIIIK